A window from Chryseobacterium vaccae encodes these proteins:
- a CDS encoding FAD-binding dehydrogenase yields METIFQPDAIIIGSGLAGLTAAMEITNAGKKVLLIDQETEQNIGGQAFWSFGGLFLINSPQQRRMGIKDSYELALQDWKGTAGFDRKEDYWPRKWAEAYLKFASQEKYEYISRLGIKLMFMVGWAERGDGSANGHGNSVPRFHVSWGTGTGVVKPFVEKAYQAQKKGLLQMKFRHRVTELIVENGKLKGVKGDILEDDDKARGVETNRNVISQFEYTAPHIIIASGGIGANHELVRKNWPERLGTAPENMVCGVPAYVDGKMIGIAENAGAHIINRDRMWHYTEGIQNWDPIWPKHGIRILPGPSSLWFDAKGNRLPAPFLPGFDTLGTLKYIQNTGFSYSWFILTQKIIKKEFALSGSEQNPDITNKDYPLFLKRIFGKKAPGPVEAFKEHGKDFIVSDHLEDLVKKMNELSGDHLLDYEKIKSQIEARDRELDNKFSKDTQVNYIRSTRNYLGDKLGRVAAPHKILDPKNGPLIAVRLNILTRKTLGGIKTNLSGQVLKEDESVLEGLYAVGEAAGFGGGGMHGYRALEGTFLGGCIFSGMKAGKYIAELKTDNSNT; encoded by the coding sequence ATGGAAACAATATTCCAGCCCGATGCCATTATTATCGGATCCGGATTGGCAGGACTTACTGCTGCCATGGAAATTACCAATGCCGGAAAGAAAGTGCTTTTAATAGATCAGGAAACAGAACAGAATATTGGCGGACAGGCATTCTGGTCGTTTGGAGGGCTGTTTCTGATCAATTCACCACAACAGCGCAGAATGGGAATCAAAGACTCCTATGAACTGGCTCTCCAGGATTGGAAAGGCACTGCTGGATTTGACCGTAAAGAAGATTACTGGCCCCGCAAATGGGCAGAAGCTTATCTTAAATTCGCATCCCAAGAAAAGTATGAATACATTTCCAGACTCGGCATCAAACTGATGTTTATGGTGGGCTGGGCTGAACGTGGTGATGGTTCAGCAAATGGCCATGGAAATTCAGTACCGCGTTTTCATGTCAGCTGGGGAACCGGTACAGGAGTTGTAAAGCCTTTTGTAGAAAAAGCGTATCAGGCTCAAAAAAAAGGCCTGCTGCAGATGAAATTCAGACACAGGGTTACTGAATTAATTGTTGAAAATGGAAAACTCAAAGGAGTGAAAGGAGATATTCTTGAAGATGATGATAAAGCAAGAGGTGTGGAAACTAACAGAAATGTAATTTCCCAGTTTGAATATACGGCGCCTCATATTATTATTGCATCAGGAGGTATTGGTGCCAACCACGAACTGGTAAGGAAAAACTGGCCGGAAAGACTGGGGACAGCCCCGGAAAATATGGTGTGCGGAGTTCCTGCGTATGTGGACGGAAAAATGATTGGTATTGCAGAAAATGCAGGAGCACATATTATCAACCGTGACAGAATGTGGCATTATACAGAAGGAATCCAGAACTGGGATCCAATATGGCCCAAACACGGTATCCGGATACTTCCGGGGCCGTCTTCTCTATGGTTTGATGCAAAAGGCAACCGCCTTCCTGCTCCATTTCTTCCCGGATTTGATACGCTGGGAACATTAAAATACATCCAAAACACCGGATTTTCTTATTCCTGGTTTATCCTGACCCAAAAGATCATTAAAAAAGAATTTGCCCTGTCCGGCTCAGAACAAAATCCGGATATTACCAATAAAGATTATCCATTATTTCTTAAAAGGATATTCGGGAAAAAGGCGCCAGGCCCTGTAGAAGCTTTTAAAGAACACGGAAAAGACTTTATTGTTTCAGACCATCTTGAAGATCTGGTAAAAAAGATGAATGAGCTGTCCGGGGACCATCTTCTGGATTATGAAAAGATAAAATCACAGATAGAAGCCCGGGACCGGGAACTGGATAATAAGTTTTCAAAAGATACCCAGGTTAATTATATACGCAGTACGCGGAATTATTTAGGAGATAAACTGGGACGTGTAGCCGCACCGCACAAGATACTTGATCCTAAAAACGGCCCCCTGATTGCTGTTCGCCTAAATATACTTACCCGGAAAACACTGGGTGGAATTAAAACCAATCTAAGCGGTCAGGTTCTGAAGGAAGATGAAAGTGTACTGGAAGGGCTGTATGCCGTTGGTGAAGCCGCCGGATTTGGCGGTGGCGGAATGCATGGCTACCGTGCTTTGGAAGGAACTTTTCTCGGAGGTTGTATTTTCTCCGGAATGAAGGCCGGAAAGTATATTGCAGAACTTAAAACAGATAATTCCAATACATAG
- a CDS encoding SDR family oxidoreductase, which translates to MNTYFNDKVIWITGASSGIGEALTRELAEKSTAKIILSSRHEAQLYAAAEKAGLPVERFAVVPLDLADYQNMNDKAAEAVEKLGKIDILINNAGLSQRSLAIETDIEVDKRLMDINFLGTAAITKAVIPYMIRNGGGQIVVVSSLMGIFGAPMRSGYAAAKHALHGLFDSLRAELYEKKILITIICPGFVHTNISVNAVTGDGSLQGTMDDATMKGMPADVFAKKMLTAIQQKKNQKSIGGREVTGVYLKRFFPALLAKIVRKAKVV; encoded by the coding sequence ATGAACACTTATTTTAACGATAAAGTAATCTGGATTACCGGAGCATCTTCAGGAATCGGAGAAGCTTTAACCAGGGAACTCGCGGAGAAAAGCACTGCAAAAATCATATTGTCATCCAGGCACGAAGCCCAGTTATATGCTGCTGCTGAAAAAGCCGGACTTCCTGTAGAACGTTTTGCAGTAGTACCTCTGGATCTTGCTGACTACCAAAATATGAATGACAAAGCTGCAGAAGCTGTAGAGAAATTAGGTAAAATTGATATACTGATAAATAACGCAGGCTTGTCACAACGTTCTCTGGCAATAGAGACGGATATTGAAGTGGATAAACGTTTAATGGATATTAATTTTCTGGGAACCGCTGCAATCACCAAAGCTGTAATTCCTTATATGATCAGAAACGGTGGTGGACAGATTGTTGTAGTGTCCAGTCTGATGGGTATTTTCGGGGCTCCGATGAGAAGCGGTTATGCTGCTGCGAAACATGCCCTCCATGGCCTTTTTGATTCGCTCAGAGCTGAACTGTATGAGAAGAAAATTCTGATTACCATTATCTGTCCCGGGTTTGTGCACACTAATATCTCTGTGAATGCCGTAACGGGTGACGGTTCTCTGCAGGGAACAATGGATGATGCCACTATGAAAGGAATGCCCGCAGATGTATTTGCAAAAAAAATGCTGACCGCGATTCAGCAAAAGAAAAATCAAAAATCTATAGGAGGACGCGAAGTAACAGGTGTTTACCTGAAAAGGTTCTTCCCTGCCCTGCTGGCGAAAATAGTCAGAAAAGCAAAAGTGGTGTAA
- a CDS encoding recombinase family protein, which yields MDLKKLNIGPLIKECVEKSGLEIQRISRFLNASEDEITQMYQSAELSTDLLLRWCKLLEYDFFRLYSQHLILYAPQSSVDYVQKKKLLSSLPAFRKNLYTKEIIEFVLDKIRKGEMTKSAVVTEYKIPKSTLYKWMNKYNIPEK from the coding sequence ATGGATTTAAAAAAATTAAATATCGGGCCGCTCATTAAGGAATGTGTAGAAAAAAGCGGACTGGAAATACAGCGTATCTCCCGGTTTTTAAATGCTTCAGAAGATGAAATCACTCAAATGTATCAGTCTGCTGAATTAAGTACAGATTTATTGCTTCGATGGTGTAAACTTCTGGAATATGATTTTTTCAGACTGTATTCACAGCATCTGATTTTATATGCTCCACAGTCTTCCGTTGACTATGTCCAGAAGAAAAAGTTACTGTCTTCACTTCCTGCCTTCAGAAAAAACCTTTATACAAAAGAAATCATAGAATTTGTTCTGGATAAGATCAGGAAAGGGGAGATGACAAAATCGGCTGTTGTTACTGAGTACAAAATTCCCAAAAGTACACTCTACAAGTGGATGAATAAGTATAATATCCCTGAAAAATAA
- a CDS encoding tetratricopeptide repeat protein → MKKSALFVFCFIFGFYYAQVDIGFITQIESKIKKAEELAKDKPSQSIELSHEIYTISKKKGYKKGVLESSVMLMARYFDLGNHKKVIDLSGEAEKLALELKDASILANVYRLRASSYTELGFNDECIKELRKALKISEKITSSDKKNYLNALTYIGFASYSAHVNAPLDSVIYYQKKCLESTVKIGNDKDFVSKKYHMLALVNINLGMTSVASGRINDAETYFGKALEICQNKQYNVSKNLEITVLNEYAWLYYDQKEYDKSVYYASRAEQFEKIISMPYIRRDIYEVYFKSYVELGEKTASKKYMNLYTKLNDSLVNAEKKAINIPVKQIMDKQGQAHTGNIRKILLSALALIIFITAAGWVLWRVSRKKLHDKYDLAIKNLENIPATPTDREEAGNSEKSIYITDDTMNMILLKLDKFEKSQKFIKKDLSLTSLANELNTNTRYLSEIIKQHKEKNYNNYINSLRIDYITKKLYENPIYREYKISYLAEACGFSSREVFAVIFKKETGVSPSYFISNLKKDHSESS, encoded by the coding sequence ATGAAAAAATCAGCTCTATTTGTCTTCTGTTTTATTTTCGGATTTTATTACGCACAAGTTGATATAGGATTTATTACACAGATTGAATCAAAAATTAAAAAAGCTGAAGAGCTTGCTAAAGATAAACCTTCCCAATCCATAGAACTTTCACATGAAATCTATACCATTTCAAAAAAGAAAGGATATAAAAAAGGAGTTCTGGAGAGCAGTGTTATGCTTATGGCCAGATACTTTGATCTGGGGAACCATAAAAAAGTAATCGATTTAAGTGGAGAAGCTGAAAAACTGGCACTGGAACTAAAAGACGCCTCTATTCTGGCCAATGTTTACAGACTGAGGGCTTCATCCTATACAGAACTCGGTTTCAATGATGAATGTATCAAAGAATTAAGAAAAGCATTAAAAATATCTGAGAAAATAACATCCAGTGATAAAAAAAACTATTTAAATGCTTTAACATACATTGGTTTCGCAAGTTATTCGGCCCATGTGAATGCACCGTTGGATAGTGTTATTTATTATCAGAAGAAATGCCTTGAAAGCACAGTGAAGATTGGAAACGATAAGGATTTTGTATCGAAAAAATATCATATGCTGGCACTGGTTAATATTAATCTGGGAATGACAAGTGTTGCTTCCGGAAGGATAAATGATGCAGAAACTTATTTTGGCAAAGCTTTAGAAATATGCCAGAACAAACAATATAATGTTTCTAAAAACCTGGAAATAACTGTTCTGAATGAATATGCCTGGCTTTACTATGATCAGAAAGAATATGACAAGTCCGTCTATTATGCATCCCGTGCCGAGCAGTTTGAGAAAATAATCAGCATGCCTTATATCCGAAGAGATATATACGAAGTATACTTCAAATCCTATGTAGAACTTGGAGAAAAAACGGCTTCAAAAAAATATATGAATCTCTATACAAAGCTTAATGACAGTTTAGTGAATGCAGAAAAGAAAGCCATCAATATTCCTGTAAAACAAATAATGGATAAACAGGGCCAGGCCCACACCGGTAATATCCGGAAAATTCTGCTGTCTGCATTGGCTCTCATTATTTTTATTACTGCGGCAGGCTGGGTTTTATGGAGAGTAAGCAGAAAAAAGCTTCACGATAAATATGATCTTGCCATCAAAAACCTAGAAAATATTCCTGCTACTCCTACAGATCGTGAAGAAGCGGGAAACTCGGAAAAAAGTATCTATATTACCGATGATACCATGAATATGATTCTGCTTAAGCTGGATAAATTTGAAAAATCCCAAAAATTTATTAAAAAAGATCTCAGCCTTACTTCTCTTGCGAATGAACTGAATACCAATACCAGATATCTTTCAGAGATCATCAAACAGCATAAGGAGAAAAATTACAATAATTATATCAACAGCCTCCGCATTGATTATATTACCAAAAAGCTGTATGAAAATCCCATTTACAGGGAATATAAGATCAGTTATCTGGCTGAAGCCTGTGGTTTTTCTTCCCGGGAAGTTTTTGCCGTTATCTTTAAAAAAGAAACCGGGGTGAGCCCCTCCTACTTTATCAGCAATCTGAAGAAAGATCATTCTGAATCCAGCTGA
- a CDS encoding OmpH family outer membrane protein, with translation MKNLKTLFTFLVFLFFSFSSAQKTGYVDIQYILEKMPQYKEAEARLNAQIKTWELELQRLQSEYEMKKSNFDSEKVLLVGNQLKIREKEIEELEKSIKNTTSLRFGSNGEITTLRKNLIIPFEDQIHNAITIVAEKNGLSTVQNKDSNIFYLQKRFDYTEKVLEFLLKGASVKK, from the coding sequence ATGAAAAACCTGAAAACACTCTTCACATTTTTAGTATTCTTATTTTTCAGTTTCAGCAGCGCACAGAAAACCGGTTATGTAGATATTCAGTACATTTTGGAGAAAATGCCTCAGTATAAAGAAGCAGAAGCAAGATTAAATGCCCAGATTAAAACATGGGAGCTGGAACTTCAGCGTTTACAGTCAGAGTACGAAATGAAAAAATCAAATTTTGATAGCGAAAAGGTTTTATTGGTCGGTAATCAGCTGAAGATAAGAGAAAAAGAAATAGAGGAACTTGAAAAAAGCATTAAAAATACAACCAGCTTAAGGTTTGGATCTAACGGAGAAATTACGACCCTCAGAAAAAACCTGATCATTCCCTTTGAAGACCAGATCCATAACGCGATCACCATAGTTGCTGAAAAGAATGGGCTGAGTACAGTCCAGAACAAAGACAGCAATATCTTTTATCTTCAAAAAAGGTTTGACTATACAGAAAAAGTACTGGAATTTCTTTTAAAAGGAGCATCAGTAAAAAAATGA
- a CDS encoding efflux RND transporter periplasmic adaptor subunit: MHFKKISIYSLCLTLVLSSCSGKKEEEKTVYENKKFAQGNENTVHLSEKQLQSVGLTTTSIQNRNMEKLVRLNGKAEIAPSHISSVSSIMGGHIKSINVISGSRFSKGQVLAVVEDPQFIQLQQDYLVTRAQLESARLNLNRQKDLNTSKASSDKTLQTAQADYSTLNAALKGLEEKLRIIGISAKGLNSGNIRSRINVYAPFSGFVSKILVNNGQYVNPSDTLFELINPAGLLLELKVFENDVNDIKTGQEILVYSNQNPELKSNAKIISVVPNIENGGSATAIAQLSTANSEFVKGMYINAEVVISSRYTEGLPNESVVSFENKNYVFEDLGKSQYKMIPVTVGISDDQFTEILKAEHLKNKKIVQKGAYGLLMMLKNKAE, translated from the coding sequence ATGCATTTCAAAAAAATATCAATATATAGTCTTTGTCTAACCTTAGTTTTATCTTCATGCTCCGGGAAAAAGGAAGAAGAAAAAACTGTTTACGAGAACAAAAAATTTGCCCAAGGCAATGAAAATACGGTTCATCTTTCGGAAAAACAGCTTCAGTCCGTAGGATTGACTACCACTTCCATCCAGAACAGAAATATGGAAAAATTGGTAAGGCTGAATGGAAAGGCAGAAATTGCTCCGTCACATATCAGCTCGGTTTCCAGTATTATGGGCGGACATATCAAATCGATTAATGTGATCAGTGGAAGCCGTTTCAGTAAAGGACAGGTTCTTGCGGTAGTGGAAGACCCTCAGTTTATACAGCTTCAGCAGGACTATCTGGTCACCAGAGCCCAGCTGGAATCGGCAAGACTGAATTTAAATCGCCAGAAGGATCTTAATACAAGCAAAGCCAGCAGCGATAAAACCTTACAGACGGCTCAGGCAGATTATTCCACGCTTAATGCAGCCTTAAAAGGGCTGGAGGAAAAGCTTAGAATTATCGGGATCAGTGCCAAAGGGCTTAATTCCGGAAATATCAGAAGCAGAATTAATGTGTATGCCCCTTTCAGTGGTTTTGTAAGCAAAATCCTGGTGAATAACGGACAATATGTAAATCCTTCCGATACTTTATTTGAACTGATTAATCCAGCGGGACTATTACTGGAATTAAAGGTATTTGAAAATGATGTGAATGATATCAAAACAGGGCAGGAGATCCTGGTATACAGCAACCAGAATCCTGAATTGAAATCCAATGCCAAAATCATAAGCGTTGTTCCGAATATCGAAAACGGAGGCTCTGCTACGGCTATAGCTCAATTATCGACCGCCAATTCCGAGTTTGTAAAAGGAATGTACATTAATGCTGAAGTGGTGATCAGCAGCCGTTATACGGAAGGATTACCCAATGAATCTGTGGTGTCTTTTGAGAATAAAAACTATGTTTTCGAAGACCTTGGTAAGTCACAGTATAAAATGATTCCTGTAACTGTCGGAATTTCAGATGATCAGTTTACAGAAATCTTAAAAGCGGAACATCTGAAGAATAAAAAAATAGTACAGAAAGGAGCCTACGGCCTGCTGATGATGCTTAAAAACAAAGCAGAGTAA
- a CDS encoding chloride channel protein, whose product MKIHNKKKYLSFLKFKRDFQNYGLEKARSYELILHWLNNRLSRNQFLVLSGILVGCTAGLAGVILKTLVHNIHYFITHKVHFEYQILFYIVFPFLGIVLTTLIVLTLFKGQDRKGIGAILYEIAQNSSIVASVKMYSQVIQSAVTVGLGGSAGLESPIAVTGAAIGSNYAQTYRLSYKERTLLLAAGATAGIASAFNAPIAGIMFAFEILLTGVVFTDFIPLVVAAVCGSLLSRILLQEDVLFRFYTREAFNYKNVPYYLILGVVTGLYARYFVFISQKVEHFISRLKLSRIRKAMFGGAVLSLLCVLFPPLFGEGYETVKAFTGGEIQAVIRNSFFRYFEIGDWTVIIFLVLVCLLKAFATSFTIFSGGNGGNFAPSLFAGGTVGYLFALICQHLGFTEVPVTNLVLVGMAGAMSGVLYAPLTAIFLIAESSFGYDLFIPLMIVSVMSYLIAKWFSPISPELKSLADQGKIFTNKHDKNILFALRTEDFIDKYPETIQETASVSELFERVKNGNKNIFAAVDQEGKLKGILTLDDIRPYLFNFEADHSLTVAQIMKTPPAVLHREDKPLEILQIFDDTGMWNLPVVSEDNGFIGFISKSSILMSYRQLLKEYSD is encoded by the coding sequence GTGAAGATTCACAACAAAAAAAAATACCTAAGCTTTCTAAAATTTAAAAGAGATTTTCAGAATTACGGACTGGAAAAAGCCCGTAGTTATGAACTTATTCTCCATTGGCTGAACAACAGACTCAGCAGGAATCAGTTTCTGGTGCTTTCCGGGATCCTTGTAGGCTGTACTGCCGGTCTTGCGGGGGTAATCCTGAAGACGCTGGTGCACAATATCCATTATTTTATTACCCATAAGGTTCATTTCGAATATCAGATTTTATTTTATATTGTTTTTCCTTTTTTGGGAATTGTTCTCACTACATTGATTGTTCTTACTTTGTTTAAAGGTCAGGACCGGAAAGGAATCGGAGCTATTTTGTATGAGATAGCACAGAATTCAAGCATTGTAGCTTCTGTAAAAATGTATTCCCAGGTAATTCAGAGTGCCGTAACGGTAGGGCTTGGAGGATCTGCGGGGTTAGAAAGTCCGATTGCGGTAACCGGGGCAGCTATTGGGTCCAATTATGCCCAGACCTACAGACTGAGCTATAAAGAACGTACCCTTTTGCTGGCTGCCGGAGCCACTGCCGGTATTGCTTCTGCCTTTAATGCACCAATTGCCGGAATCATGTTTGCTTTTGAAATTCTTCTTACAGGAGTGGTTTTCACAGATTTTATTCCTTTAGTGGTTGCTGCGGTCTGCGGAAGTCTTTTATCCAGAATATTGCTACAGGAAGATGTGCTTTTCAGGTTTTATACCAGAGAAGCCTTTAACTATAAAAATGTTCCCTACTATCTCATCTTGGGAGTGGTAACAGGACTTTATGCCCGTTATTTTGTTTTTATTTCTCAAAAAGTAGAGCATTTTATCAGCAGGCTTAAGCTTTCAAGAATACGTAAGGCTATGTTTGGAGGGGCCGTACTCTCCCTTCTTTGTGTTCTTTTTCCTCCATTATTCGGAGAGGGATATGAAACTGTAAAAGCTTTTACAGGAGGTGAAATTCAGGCTGTAATTAGAAACAGTTTTTTCAGATATTTTGAAATCGGAGACTGGACTGTGATTATTTTTCTTGTTCTGGTATGCCTATTAAAGGCTTTTGCTACTTCTTTTACTATATTCAGCGGAGGAAACGGAGGTAATTTTGCACCTTCTCTTTTTGCCGGAGGAACAGTTGGTTATTTATTTGCATTGATATGCCAGCATCTCGGTTTCACGGAAGTCCCGGTTACAAATCTTGTTCTTGTGGGGATGGCTGGTGCCATGAGCGGAGTCCTTTATGCTCCTCTTACCGCTATTTTCCTGATTGCAGAATCCAGTTTCGGATATGATCTCTTTATCCCGCTGATGATTGTTTCGGTGATGTCTTACCTGATTGCAAAATGGTTCTCTCCTATTTCTCCGGAATTGAAATCACTAGCTGACCAAGGGAAAATTTTCACCAATAAACATGATAAAAATATACTTTTTGCACTAAGAACAGAAGATTTTATCGATAAATATCCCGAAACCATCCAGGAAACAGCTTCTGTTTCCGAACTCTTTGAACGGGTGAAAAACGGGAATAAAAATATCTTTGCAGCGGTAGATCAGGAAGGAAAACTAAAGGGCATTCTTACCCTTGATGATATCCGGCCGTATCTTTTTAACTTTGAAGCAGACCATTCTCTGACCGTAGCCCAGATCATGAAAACTCCGCCAGCCGTACTGCATCGAGAGGATAAGCCTCTGGAAATCCTTCAAATATTTGATGATACAGGGATGTGGAATCTTCCCGTGGTAAGTGAAGACAACGGATTTATAGGGTTTATTTCAAAATCGTCTATCCTGATGAGCTACAGACAGCTTTTGAAAGAATATTCTGATTAG
- a CDS encoding helix-turn-helix domain-containing protein, translated as MMKNSPDYRKIYTDMINEKYPDKKGEIKGILSKENLSMLDVITCNSIISGREDEKTFSFNQKHRFFDQQSILQILDFQKKNGYNNTQVSRHFKLSRNTITKWKKKYL; from the coding sequence ATGATGAAAAACAGCCCTGATTACAGAAAAATCTACACAGATATGATTAATGAAAAGTATCCTGATAAAAAAGGAGAAATCAAAGGCATATTATCCAAAGAAAATCTTTCGATGCTGGATGTGATTACCTGCAACAGTATTATTTCTGGTAGAGAAGATGAAAAGACCTTTTCTTTTAACCAGAAACATCGTTTTTTTGACCAGCAGTCCATCCTTCAGATCTTAGATTTTCAGAAAAAAAACGGCTACAATAATACCCAGGTTTCACGTCATTTCAAATTGAGCAGGAATACAATCACCAAATGGAAAAAGAAATATCTGTAA
- a CDS encoding complement C1q domain-containing protein: MNINSIYGMLFFIIFSLSLHAQTGVFTKDPLQSFHIDAAKDNTGIPPSTTQILNDVVVTSEGKIGVGLLDPKTRVDIRSADQKGIIGLGTSSQTATEAKAGAIRYSTGNIIQYSDGAAWHNLPMTLPPKALVLANKGTARTFGNNAITIVDGWSVITDPQSNFNGSSGTFIAPRAGFYIVSFNISLADANIAQNSRIETIIESSTSTNNIQIYRSVNSYPAWDVNTVSNIVGGNCTAIFNLSAGNTVQFKVYHNFGGIRNIDTSNGGTNNSISIYEL; encoded by the coding sequence ATGAATATTAACAGTATATACGGCATGCTTTTCTTTATTATTTTCTCTTTATCTCTGCATGCACAAACCGGTGTATTCACAAAAGATCCCTTACAGTCTTTTCATATTGATGCTGCTAAGGATAATACAGGAATACCACCTTCTACAACACAAATATTAAATGATGTAGTAGTAACTTCTGAAGGAAAAATAGGAGTCGGGCTTTTGGACCCAAAAACCAGAGTAGATATCCGGTCTGCCGATCAGAAAGGTATTATTGGATTGGGAACCAGCTCTCAGACCGCTACCGAGGCCAAAGCAGGTGCCATACGATACAGTACCGGAAATATCATCCAATATTCTGACGGAGCAGCCTGGCATAATCTTCCCATGACTCTTCCCCCTAAAGCATTGGTATTGGCCAATAAAGGAACTGCACGGACTTTTGGAAACAATGCGATTACAATCGTAGACGGATGGTCCGTCATTACAGACCCGCAATCAAATTTTAATGGAAGCTCAGGGACTTTTATAGCACCCAGAGCAGGGTTTTATATCGTTTCGTTTAATATCAGCCTGGCAGATGCCAATATTGCCCAGAATTCCAGAATAGAGACGATTATTGAAAGCAGTACTTCCACAAATAATATTCAGATTTACAGAAGCGTAAATTCTTACCCGGCATGGGACGTCAATACGGTAAGCAATATCGTGGGAGGCAACTGTACTGCCATATTCAACTTATCTGCAGGAAATACCGTTCAGTTTAAAGTCTATCATAATTTCGGCGGGATCAGAAATATTGATACAAGCAATGGTGGAACCAATAACAGCATTAGTATTTATGAATTATAA
- a CDS encoding complement C1q domain-containing protein, with product MKKNLLPMALLISMSAAAQIGVHTKEPLGVLHIDGAKDNGNPVTQQQISNDLIITKSGFIGAGVELPAVKLDMRTSGTQNAFGLGSTTMTANAVGAGAVRYESSSSKIQVSDGNTWEAAIILPVKAVVVARMTNAFSVAYNVDVNITGWNEVRDLTNSFDPGTGIFTAPRAGIYTFLMTYNFVSGPVINSSEVTSQFFSPSSTSILARSFKTFARANEDAQIGGSAAITVNLAANQTVRPQLRQNITTSSRALRVNSDLLHPDAGFNNLTIIEH from the coding sequence ATGAAAAAAAATCTACTGCCCATGGCCCTCCTGATCTCGATGTCTGCCGCCGCGCAGATAGGAGTCCATACAAAAGAACCTCTGGGGGTTCTGCATATAGATGGGGCAAAAGACAACGGAAATCCAGTTACCCAACAGCAAATAAGCAATGATCTCATTATTACAAAATCTGGTTTTATTGGCGCAGGAGTAGAACTTCCTGCTGTAAAACTGGATATGAGAACATCCGGAACACAAAACGCTTTTGGATTGGGCTCTACAACAATGACGGCCAACGCTGTCGGAGCAGGAGCTGTGAGATATGAATCTTCATCTTCAAAGATCCAGGTTTCTGATGGCAATACCTGGGAAGCTGCCATTATTCTTCCCGTTAAGGCTGTCGTTGTCGCAAGAATGACCAATGCATTTTCTGTTGCTTATAATGTGGATGTAAACATTACCGGATGGAATGAAGTAAGGGATCTTACTAACAGCTTCGATCCGGGGACAGGAATTTTTACTGCGCCCAGAGCTGGAATATACACCTTTTTGATGACTTATAACTTCGTTTCAGGCCCGGTAATCAATTCTTCTGAAGTAACCAGCCAGTTCTTCAGTCCAAGCAGCACATCTATTCTTGCACGTTCCTTCAAAACATTTGCGCGGGCTAATGAAGATGCCCAGATTGGCGGTTCTGCAGCAATTACTGTAAATCTGGCGGCTAATCAGACGGTGCGGCCTCAGCTTCGCCAGAATATTACCACCTCTTCCAGAGCTTTAAGAGTAAATTCAGACCTTCTGCATCCCGATGCCGGTTTTAACAATCTGACTATTATAGAACATTAA